In a single window of the Allobranchiibius huperziae genome:
- the nagA gene encoding N-acetylglucosamine-6-phosphate deacetylase — protein sequence MLIHAARLLGAGDAVPDGAEGWVRIEDARVRAVGAGTPSGRADLEFADGWVAPGFVDIHCHGGGGGDVASADPESIRHAARYHARHGTGAMLASLVTASLDDLCAQLEAVADVVEAGDTAVRGAHLEGPFLSHARCGAQNPAHLILPDMPAFERLVEAARGTLRMITVAPELPGALDLVRAALRRDVTVALGHTDATYEQCLPAIEAGATVATHLFNGMRPLHHREPGPVGAALDRGLWCEVIADGIHLHPAVLRMAARAASDRLVAVTDAISAAGLPDGRHELGGQAVVVTDGTARLARDASLAGSTLTMRAAVRRCVEAGMSVPVAVRAATRSPSVAAGLDAHGRIEPGADGRLLHLGSFNGATPFGDGEAARWVGTPVDVDPGGRR from the coding sequence GTGCTGATCCATGCGGCGCGTCTTCTCGGCGCGGGCGACGCGGTGCCCGACGGGGCCGAGGGCTGGGTGCGGATCGAAGACGCTCGCGTACGCGCGGTCGGTGCCGGCACGCCGTCGGGACGCGCCGATCTCGAGTTCGCGGACGGCTGGGTGGCACCCGGCTTCGTCGACATCCACTGCCACGGCGGGGGCGGCGGAGACGTCGCGTCCGCCGACCCGGAGTCGATCCGCCACGCGGCGCGCTACCACGCGCGACACGGCACCGGGGCGATGCTCGCCTCCCTGGTCACCGCATCCCTGGACGACCTGTGCGCACAGCTGGAGGCCGTCGCGGACGTGGTCGAGGCGGGCGACACGGCCGTTCGCGGCGCCCACCTGGAGGGCCCGTTCCTCTCCCACGCGCGCTGCGGCGCGCAGAACCCTGCCCACCTGATCCTCCCCGACATGCCGGCGTTCGAGCGGCTGGTCGAGGCCGCGCGCGGGACGCTGCGGATGATCACGGTCGCGCCCGAACTCCCCGGGGCACTGGACCTCGTCCGCGCGGCGCTCCGTCGGGACGTGACCGTGGCGCTGGGGCACACCGACGCGACGTACGAGCAGTGCCTGCCGGCGATCGAGGCGGGCGCCACGGTCGCCACACACCTCTTCAACGGCATGCGACCGCTGCACCACCGAGAGCCAGGCCCCGTCGGGGCAGCGCTGGACCGGGGGCTGTGGTGCGAGGTGATCGCCGATGGCATCCACCTGCACCCCGCCGTCCTGCGGATGGCCGCACGCGCAGCGTCCGACCGGCTCGTGGCGGTCACCGACGCGATCAGCGCGGCCGGGCTGCCGGACGGCAGACACGAACTCGGCGGGCAGGCCGTCGTCGTGACCGACGGGACGGCCCGGCTCGCGCGCGATGCCTCGCTGGCGGGCAGCACTCTCACCATGCGGGCGGCCGTACGCCGGTGTGTCGAGGCAGGCATGTCCGTGCCGGTCGCGGTGCGGGCGGCGACCCGGAGTCCGTCGGTCGCCGCGGGACTGGACGCGCACGGCCGTATAGAGCCGGGTGCCGACGGCCGACTGCTGCACCTCGGATCCTTCAACGGCGCAACGCCGTTCGGCGATGGCGAAGCGGCCCGCTGGGTCGGGACACCCGTCGATGTCGATCCCGGCGGGCGTCGCTAG
- a CDS encoding sigma-70 family RNA polymerase sigma factor: protein MRTVALLQRASRTANTRVAERLRSDAIQENLALAHAIARRYTGLGAELEDLQQVASLALVMAVARFEPSRGSPFAPYARVTIDGELKRYLRDHGWAVRPPRSLHDTYHEVRRATQDLTQSLGTTPTVGDIAEHLHISPEVVRDAQRVGSSYTATSLDALLGVHPDSQPGGQLNLGSVGTVDALLTALVLRQSIHELPPRDRLILQLRFEQEMTQLQIGNCLGISQMQVSRTLAAIIERLRVCLDEDAERVPA, encoded by the coding sequence GTGCGCACCGTCGCGCTGCTCCAGCGTGCGTCCAGGACGGCCAACACCCGCGTAGCGGAGAGACTGCGGTCGGATGCGATCCAGGAGAACCTCGCGTTGGCGCACGCGATCGCCCGCCGCTACACGGGGCTCGGTGCCGAACTGGAGGATCTGCAGCAGGTCGCGTCGCTGGCCCTGGTCATGGCGGTGGCACGTTTCGAGCCGTCCCGAGGGTCACCGTTCGCGCCGTACGCCCGGGTCACCATCGACGGGGAGCTGAAGAGATATCTGCGCGACCACGGCTGGGCGGTGCGCCCGCCCCGCAGCCTGCACGACACCTACCACGAGGTGCGGCGCGCGACCCAGGACCTGACCCAGTCCCTCGGCACGACACCGACGGTGGGAGACATCGCCGAGCATCTGCACATCAGCCCTGAGGTCGTGCGTGACGCGCAACGGGTGGGATCGTCCTACACCGCCACCTCGCTCGACGCACTCCTCGGTGTGCACCCGGACTCCCAGCCCGGCGGCCAGCTCAACCTGGGCAGCGTCGGCACTGTCGACGCCCTGCTCACCGCGCTGGTGCTCAGGCAGAGCATTCACGAGCTGCCGCCCCGCGACCGGTTGATCCTGCAGCTGAGGTTCGAGCAGGAGATGACCCAGTTGCAGATCGGGAATTGTCTGGGCATCAGCCAGATGCAGGTCTCGCGCACGCTCGCCGCGATCATCGAGAGGCTGCGGGTGTGCCTGGACGAGGACGCGGAGCGGGTGCCCGCCTAG
- a CDS encoding SIS domain-containing protein — MSTSLQAAVDAPGRLMAAEIAEQPRVLERILASYADHLAPVVARLRSHDTRAVLLVARGTSDHAALYAKYLIETRLGLPTGLVSTSTYTGYDARPDLRGVVWIAVSQSGGSPDLVASTRVAREQGALTISLTNVEDNPLTDAAELRLPLLAGTEESVAATKTYSASLLWLWLLVQSWSGGDTAAAARVPEWVAGALDRPEVAQVASRYRFVDRLVTTSRGFGYPTAREGALKLMETCYLSAHAFSGADLLHGPLAMVDEDRPVIVISPAGQGARMLQPVLDQLAERGADVCLIAPQETAAGAPVRILLPSGMDEQLAPIAQIVPLQQLALQLALSRHYDPDRPRGLNKVTRTT; from the coding sequence ATGAGCACCTCACTCCAGGCCGCTGTCGACGCGCCGGGGCGGTTGATGGCTGCCGAGATCGCCGAGCAGCCGCGCGTGCTCGAGCGCATCCTTGCGTCGTACGCCGATCACCTGGCACCCGTCGTGGCGCGGCTGCGATCGCACGACACCCGCGCGGTGCTGCTGGTGGCGCGCGGCACCTCCGACCACGCGGCGCTCTACGCGAAGTACCTCATCGAGACCCGGCTCGGTCTGCCCACCGGGCTGGTCTCCACCTCCACCTACACCGGTTACGACGCGCGCCCGGATCTGCGAGGGGTGGTGTGGATAGCGGTCAGCCAGTCCGGCGGTTCGCCGGATCTGGTGGCCTCGACGCGGGTCGCCCGGGAACAGGGAGCGCTCACGATCTCCCTGACCAATGTGGAGGACAACCCGCTGACCGACGCGGCCGAGCTGCGCCTGCCCCTGCTCGCCGGCACGGAGGAGTCGGTCGCGGCGACCAAGACCTACTCGGCCAGCCTGCTGTGGCTGTGGCTCCTGGTGCAGTCCTGGTCCGGTGGCGACACCGCTGCGGCCGCGAGGGTGCCCGAGTGGGTGGCCGGCGCACTGGACCGTCCCGAGGTGGCACAGGTCGCGTCGCGGTACCGGTTCGTCGACCGGCTGGTCACGACGTCCCGCGGGTTCGGCTACCCGACCGCCCGCGAGGGCGCGCTGAAGCTGATGGAGACGTGCTATCTGTCGGCGCACGCGTTCTCCGGCGCAGACCTGCTGCACGGGCCCCTGGCGATGGTCGACGAGGACCGGCCCGTGATCGTGATCAGCCCGGCCGGGCAGGGTGCCCGGATGCTCCAGCCGGTGCTGGACCAGCTCGCAGAGCGCGGCGCGGACGTGTGTCTCATCGCACCGCAGGAGACGGCCGCCGGCGCACCGGTCCGAATCCTGCTGCCGTCGGGCATGGACGAGCAGCTGGCGCCCATCGCGCAGATCGTGCCGCTGCAGCAGCTCGCGCTGCAGTTGGCGCTCTCGCGGCACTACGACCCGGACCGTCCGCGCGGCTTGAACAAGGTCACCAGGACGACCTAG
- a CDS encoding GAF and ANTAR domain-containing protein, with amino-acid sequence MQMDKVQRILADLQSTASTVDGRATLPEALCATCATSLQVTGVGLALMSERGPEGLVAATDGLAKTMEDLQFDLGEGPCVDASAAMRPVLQPDLRKTASARWPAFGPAVLEAGIEAIFAFPLQVGAIRLGVLDLYRDVPGPLSSETFRDALSFSDAATRLLLYLQEQMNNQGELHPDLLLAHHNRPEVHQATGMIAVQAAVGLAEALLVLRARAYSDGRSIVDVARDVVSGNLRFEPDGKDS; translated from the coding sequence GTGCAGATGGACAAGGTGCAGCGCATCCTGGCCGACCTGCAGTCCACCGCCAGCACCGTTGACGGTAGGGCGACCCTTCCGGAGGCCCTCTGCGCCACCTGCGCGACATCACTGCAGGTCACCGGCGTCGGACTGGCCCTCATGAGTGAGCGCGGTCCGGAGGGCCTGGTCGCGGCCACCGACGGGCTGGCGAAGACGATGGAGGACCTGCAGTTCGACCTTGGCGAGGGGCCCTGCGTCGACGCATCGGCCGCCATGCGACCGGTGCTGCAACCCGACCTGCGCAAGACCGCGTCCGCGAGGTGGCCGGCGTTCGGGCCCGCGGTGCTGGAGGCCGGTATCGAGGCGATCTTCGCGTTCCCGTTGCAGGTCGGTGCGATCCGCCTGGGTGTGCTCGATCTCTACCGCGACGTCCCCGGTCCGCTCAGCTCCGAGACCTTCCGGGACGCCCTCTCCTTCAGCGACGCCGCCACCAGGTTGCTGCTCTACCTGCAGGAGCAGATGAACAATCAGGGCGAACTGCACCCCGACCTGCTGCTGGCCCACCACAACCGTCCCGAGGTGCATCAGGCGACCGGCATGATCGCCGTCCAGGCCGCAGTGGGTCTGGCCGAGGCGCTGCTCGTTCTCCGCGCCCGGGCCTACAGCGACGGACGCAGCATCGTGGACGTCGCACGCGACGTCGTCTCCGGAAACCTTCGCTTCGAGCCGGATGGCAAGGACTCATGA
- a CDS encoding GAF and ANTAR domain-containing protein, with the protein MSEIIEPRTPHERRPPMVTQERLVEAFVDLADTLVAEFDVIDFLHSLASTTVELLHADAAGLMLADQRGELHLLAASSDETRTLELFELQHNQGPCLDAYREGKPITNIDPATAEERWPAFGAAVRAGNFTSVHAIPMRLRDEVIGAMNLFLARPGDLSNADLALGHGLADIATIGLLQERAVQQQQILAEQLQGALNSRVVIEQAKGMLAARHGVSVLDAFAAMRTYARRNGRPLSHVAVEIIDGSLDEAQLRVT; encoded by the coding sequence ATGAGTGAGATCATTGAACCGCGTACCCCGCATGAAAGGCGGCCCCCCATGGTCACCCAGGAACGCCTCGTCGAGGCATTCGTCGATCTGGCCGATACCTTGGTGGCAGAGTTCGATGTCATCGACTTTCTGCACTCCCTGGCCAGCACGACCGTCGAACTCCTCCACGCGGACGCGGCCGGTCTGATGCTGGCCGACCAGCGGGGCGAATTGCACCTGCTCGCCGCCTCATCGGACGAGACGCGCACCCTGGAACTGTTCGAACTGCAGCACAATCAGGGCCCCTGTCTCGATGCCTATCGCGAGGGCAAGCCGATCACCAATATCGACCCCGCAACGGCCGAGGAGCGTTGGCCGGCATTCGGTGCCGCCGTACGAGCGGGCAACTTCACCTCGGTCCACGCCATTCCGATGCGATTGCGCGATGAGGTGATCGGCGCAATGAACCTCTTCCTGGCGAGACCCGGCGATCTGTCCAATGCGGACCTTGCACTGGGCCATGGTCTGGCGGACATCGCCACCATCGGACTGCTGCAGGAACGCGCCGTACAGCAGCAGCAGATCCTCGCCGAGCAGCTCCAGGGGGCGCTCAACAGCCGCGTCGTGATCGAGCAGGCCAAGGGCATGCTCGCCGCACGCCACGGCGTGTCCGTGCTCGACGCCTTCGCGGCCATGCGCACGTATGCCCGCCGCAACGGCCGGCCGCTATCGCATGTCGCCGTCGAGATCATCGACGGCAGCCTGGACGAGGCGCAGCTGCGGGTCACCTGA
- a CDS encoding phosphatase PAP2 family protein, with product MLLLVPARRRPGPAPERIDRRLLAWGASMVALGLLIGVWVTSTGARHTGEYALDADLSRHRNVAGVALARLVDVVGSPLVGPFLLLALAAVLWWLIDRGTAAWFLGLAIVGWFSVTVCKVAFHRHRPPTAAIHALVVEHGADSFPSGHTALAAGIVIGAAVAVRGNRAVRSWVLLVGIPLIALVGLTRLLLGAHYLGDVVGSPLIAGGAVLLTAGLLRPVEDRVRGRFDGARLPRGSRM from the coding sequence GTGCTGCTCCTCGTCCCCGCTCGTCGACGCCCCGGCCCCGCGCCGGAGCGTATCGACCGCAGGCTCCTGGCCTGGGGCGCCTCGATGGTGGCTCTCGGTCTGCTGATCGGCGTCTGGGTGACCTCGACCGGTGCGCGGCACACCGGCGAATACGCTCTGGATGCAGACCTGTCCCGGCACCGCAACGTCGCCGGAGTCGCGCTCGCCCGACTGGTGGACGTCGTCGGTTCGCCCCTGGTGGGGCCCTTCCTACTGCTCGCACTCGCGGCCGTCCTGTGGTGGCTGATCGATCGCGGCACCGCCGCCTGGTTCCTGGGACTGGCGATCGTGGGCTGGTTCTCGGTCACGGTGTGCAAGGTGGCCTTCCACCGCCACCGGCCACCGACCGCCGCGATCCACGCGCTCGTCGTGGAGCACGGCGCCGACAGCTTCCCCAGCGGTCACACCGCTCTCGCCGCCGGGATCGTGATCGGCGCAGCGGTCGCCGTGCGCGGCAACCGCGCCGTTCGGTCGTGGGTGCTGCTGGTCGGCATCCCACTGATCGCGCTGGTCGGCCTGACCCGACTGCTGCTGGGTGCGCACTATCTCGGGGATGTGGTGGGGTCTCCGCTCATCGCCGGTGGCGCGGTCCTGCTCACGGCCGGTCTGCTGAGGCCGGTCGAAGATCGGGTCCGTGGTCGTTTCGACGGCGCCCGGTTGCCGCGTGGGTCCAGGATGTGA